The segment CCCAAATAAAAAACTCGTAATCAGCAGAAAAACATACGGCATACTAACAGCTCCTTCGCACAAGCAACATGCGTTATTCTTGTTAATATCGTATCACCGCGTCTTCTATAACGGTATAAAATTTTGTATAATACAGTAAATACAAAATTTTATTAAGTATTATATAGGTTAACGTAATTATCTTCATTTTCAGCTACTTTCTGAAGGAGAATACTGAATAAAAGAAAGGTGGATAAATTCGATGGAAACCATTGTTAATAAAGTAATTGATGGAATTGACTTAAATCTATTGGACTTGTTGCAAAAAAACGCACAGCTCTCTAATGCAGAACTGGCTAAGCTTGTTAACTTGTCTCCACCTGCCACACATGCTCGCATTAAACGCTTGGAAAAAGAAGGGTTCATTGACAAGCAGGTTGCCATTCTTAACCATAACAAGCTGGGCTTTGATTTATTATGCTATATCTCTATCTCCACTAATATTCACCAGGAAGAGGCAATCGCAGAGCTTGAAGATGTCTTAAGCAAGATGGAGGAAATTTTGGAATGTCACTGTTTGACAGGCGAATATGATTACCTTTTAAAGGTTGCCAATAAAGACACAAGAGGATTAGAAAGCTTTATTAAAAAACTGAACAAGCTTGGTATTTCAAAAATCAATACTAGCCTTGCACTTAGGGAAATCAAGTCCTCCACTGTATTGCCCATTAAGTAATTTTTTTGGTACACCATGAGCCTTTAGTTTTTTAGCATAGCAAAGAGACCTCTTTATTATAGAGGCCTCTTTGCTTTTATTAAAAGGGATCACCAACAGCTTTTGCCGTAAAATGAAGTGCACAACCAAATTTAGATTGTTTAAAAACATTTTCAAGATGTTTTAACGCTTCCTGTGTAGAAAGCAATGTCTTCACTATGACTAGTACTTTTATTCTGCTGGTTTGCTCCACAGTTGTTGACACATAATTGTCCTCATATTCCGCAAAAAACTCTTTTACAAATCTGATTTGACCACAATAAAACTCAAAAGTATATTCGTTCATTTTATTATGCTGATTTCTCCGAATCACCAGAGCCAATATTGTTGTCAGCAGCAGCTTTGTTTGCTGCCATTACAAACGGAATATAAATGAGTGTCGAAACAGCCAAGCAGACAAATCCAACGACTAGTGCGAGCCAGTTTCCGCCAGTTCCTAGGAATGCAATCAGCGGCCCAGGTGTTGTCCACGGCACTGAATAAGCGATAGGCGGAATCAGTCCTGTAACAATAGCAGCATAGCCGATAATAATGTTTATAGCAGGAACCAATATAAACGGCAGGATTAAGATTGGGTTAAGCACGACAGGTAAACCGAAAATAACTGGTTCATTGATATTGAATAAACCTGGAGCTATGGAAAGCTTGCCAATATCTCGGTAATCCTTCCGTTTTGCGACAATAAATATCGCAATTAATAGACCTAAGGTCATACCCGAACCACCATAGTTAGCGAAGGCATCATTGATTGCCCATGTCACAGGATATGGAGCGCCCCATGCAGAACCATGCTCTGCCACATAGTTTAAATTCTCAAGACCTGCTTCAGCAAACATAGCCTCACGGATAGCAGCAATTGTATTAGGACCATGAATACCGAAAACCCATAAAAGGTTTGAAACAATTGCCAAAATGACAAGTGAAAAGATATTAGTGCCCAAATGCTTTAACGGTGTTTGAATGACAGCATAAATAAATTCATGCAAGCCTTTTGGATAAAAAGTATTAATAATAGCGTTTCCAATTGCGAACGCCACCGTAATAATAATGATCGGAATCAGCACCTTAAATGACCGTGCAACAGCAGGCGGGACAGATGCTGGCATATTTATCTGCAATTTCTTCGACTTGGAAAGCACACTGAAAAATTCCCCAACAAGCAAACCAACAATTATTGCTACGAAAAGCCCTTGTGCTCCCACCCATTGCGTTGTCAAGAAGCTTGTGCCTTCTACCGCAGTGTATGGCGGATAAATAATAAAGAAGGTGGACAATGCCGTTAAACCGCTCAGCAGTTCATCTGATTTAAGTGAGATGGCCATATTTCTTGCTACGAGAAAGACGATGAACATGGACAAAATGTTCGTTGATCCGTTTAGTACCGGAGAAAAAACGGATTGCAGGTCAGCTAAGCCTGGAAATAGCTTATGAAGAAATAATATTTTAGCGATAAATCCGTCTGGCGCCAAAACAGCAAAATTGAGCAAAACGATAAGTGAACCAGCAAGGGTAATCGGAAAAGATAAAATAAATGCATCCCGAATTGCTACAATATGCCGCTGTGAGTTCAATTTAGACGCAACAGGCACCAAAGCCTTCTCAGCAAACTTTTCAAAATTGGCCATAAAGCCCATATGTTACTCCCCCTATTAAATTATAATTCTGCACCCTTTAGATGTAGAATCTGTTTGACAGGCAGATGGATGTTTTTTCATGATGTACAGGAGGTCTTGCCTGACTTATTTTTCTATATTTTTATTCCTACAGCAGTTCAAGTGCTCTGTCTAAAACAGCTTTGCCATTCATCGTTCCATATGCTCTCATATCAATTACCTCTACCGGTACTCTGCCAGCAATAATGGACTCAACCTGTGGCTTTTGGTAACGAACCTGAGGCCCTAATAAAACAACATCGACTTGATCAGCAACACTTTGGCATTCTGATACTGGCAATGCAAAGATTTCAATGCTTATTCCTTTCTCCTCTGCCGCATCCTTCATCTTGTTAACTAACAAACTTGTAGACATTCCTGCTGCACAAACTAATAAAAGCTTTTTCATTATGAACCCCTCCTAATTTTTCTCCTATATATTCTTTGTTAACTCCTCCTTGTATTGTATTGTATACGCTTTCATTAATTTATCAATAACATTTCGTAACTTAGATTTTTGTTTCATTTTAAGGAAATTGTTTCAATTATGGCACATGTTGTTTTATAGTTATAATGTGGTTTGAAATAAATGCTAAAAAGAACAAATCCTAGCTTAGGAGGAGATCAACCTGTTTACAAGAGAGATGGTCCAAACATTTAATGAATTGGAAATGATTCTTTACAACTTCATCACGAAAAACAGCGATAAGGTCATTTATATGCGGATAAGAGAGCTGTCAGATCAAACCCATGTATCCACCTCAAGTATTTTACGTTTTTGCCGAAAGCTTAACTGTGATGGTTTTTCAGAATTTAAAGTGAAGCTCAAGCTGTTTTTGGACAGAAATGAGCAAGAGAATTTAAAATCTACAAAGTACTATCTATCTGAGTTTCTTGAACGGACGATGAAGGGAAATTTCGAATCACATATTCAAAAAATGGCAGAGCTTGTGCTGCGGACAGACAAAATCATTTTTGTAGGTACAGGGAGCTCAGGAATACTCGCTGAGTATGGCGCAAGGTATTTTTCTAGTCTTGGCAAATTTTCCTCTTATATTAAAGACCCTTTTTATCCGATAAACAGTAAAGAATTAAAAAACAGCACTTCCATCATTCTCTCTGTTTCTGGTGAGACAGATTTCACCCTTAATTTAGCTAACCAACTTAAAATGGAAGGCTCCAACATTGTAAGTATCACGAACAACAAAAACTGCCAGCTTGCAAAAATTTCAGACATAAACATTGCCTATTATGTGACAGAAGTGTTTTTGGGAGATTCTAATATCACCTCCCAAATGCCAGTAATGTACATATTAGAAGAAAGCGCTCACATAATTCAACAGCATTTAAAAAACCCTGCTACATAAATAAAGACAAAGCCATCACTTTTTGTGCAGGCTTTGTCTTTATTTTACTTTAATAGAAAGCATTCATGTTTACTCCGATTGCTTCTCTTTAATAAGTTTTTCCCTATCCGCTGTTGCTGGAGGCTGCTCAAGCCAGCTGTTTTTGATCATAATATTTGCCCCAGTCTTTGCATATTGAGCTATTTCGAAGGAAAGACGTTCATAATTGACGGCAATATCACTCCTTTGGCTCGCACCAGCAGCTGTTGCATAATTGCCGATTCCTGATGCGCTCAATAGGGCCATATGAAACATCATTAATTTATCTGAGAATGTTCTGATTGTTGATTGCGTTATTCCAATATCAGATGACATCGGACTCTGAATATTTCCATCAATTAAAGTGTCCGCAAAAATTTTTACATGTTTTTTCGAAATATCCTTACCCCTAACCATGTATTCCTGGACATCTATATTGTCAGAAGTTTGTCCAAAGGCAAGACTGATTTTATAGCCAATATTATTCGTTTGGATATTCATGAATAAATGAGATATCTCGATTGCATTTAATGGACGCTTTTTATGGAAGAAATTTAAACCGCTTAAGTAGCTGTTACTGTCAATATAATCTATATTTGAAGGCGGCAAAATGTAAGGTGACCGGACTAACAAGCCTTTCTTCCTTAACACATCATTGCTGTGTTGATAGAGCTTAACAGTTAATTGCAGGGATAAAATAAAGTGCTCAATGATATCTTCTCTATAGCTCATAGCAGTGAAACCACTATAGGCAAGCATCCCTGCTTTTGCCATATGATTTATATAAATTAAAGAGAAGGTATCTGTAAATAAAGCAGGGGCATCAAGATGAACATCTTTATCTGTAAAACCATATGGCTGTGCAAAATTCTCTTCATGAAAGATATGCTGAAGCTTATCCACTTCCTTGATGGAGATTGAATTCGCACTTTCCACAACCTCGGCTATCTCTTTATCTGTAATATACTGTTTCATATGGCTTAGCACACATTTACTCATCGTGTTATTCATATAAGAGGTCCATAACGAAGCTATCTCAGTCGAGGTAAGCTCTATCTTCTGTTCTGGCATGATTTTCCTCCCGCGCAAAGTTGATATACTTAATATTCTCCTTTTTCCTTTTTTTTATTATTAGTCTAGCTAATAAAATGGAGACTGTATTTGCGGAAGTTTTTAATTTAAGAAGTAGAGGTGTTTTTTTTGCGGTTCGCCCAAGCTAATGCCTTTTGCTCTAGAGCTGCTGTAACTTCATGCTTTCCCATTATATAAGCGTTTATATTATTGGGGTACTTTTGTGCTAATGCTGCTTTTAAATCACCGTATTGTTTAGCATCCTCCTTGTTTACACGCAAATAATCACGAAATGCAAGATGACGGAATATGTCCTTATTATCTTTCTCATAAATATGGAGATGATGTGTGCGTTCATCTCCGCCTTTTTGCAAATATCTTCGGCCGGAAATCCCATTCTCCCCCTTCGCTTCATAGCCCAATTCAGCCATTTCGTTATAGAACTTCTCAACATTATGTATATTTGTAACAACAGGCATTATATCAATAATGGGTTTTGCATTCATGCCATGTATGCTCGTGCTTCCAATATGATGTATTTCCAGTATTACCTCGCCGAAAATATTCTCAAGCTGCCGTTTTTCTTCTTCAAACAGAGAACTCCACTCTTCCTTATATGTGCACACCTCAACTTTTCGCATAAGCTCACCGCCTTTTATTAGTTTTCTAAATAACGGTATAACGTAGATTTGCTTATACCTGTGGCCTCTTTAATTTCATTTAAGCTATATCTTTTACTTTGATACATTTCAATGGCCTTTTTTACATTTTCATCTGCTTTACGGGGTCTTCCTGTCGATATCCCCTTTTTCTTCGCAAATTCCATTCCCTTTTTAGTTCGTTCACTAATGATTTCATTTTGAAATTCAACTAAATGTCCGACCATTTTCTTCAAGGAATATTCTTTTTGCTGCTCCATATCAATATCTTCATGCAATGTTTGCAAATAGGCTCCCTTTTGCTCGAGGATCTCCAGTAATTCAAAAAGATGCCTGCTAGAGTCTGCTAGTGTAAACAATCTGCATACGACAATTTTGTCTCCCTTATTTAACTGCTCTAGCAGCTGGTGAAGCACCGTTCTTTTTTTTGCTGAGGAGTGCCCTTCTTTTACTAACTTTGCGCATAAACCAGTAAGCTCCTGTTCCTGAAGCTTACAATCCGTATCCTCCTGGGCAGGCCGCATATAGCCAAATATCATCTTTATGCCTCCCTTGTTATTTCTACTATTAATTATTATAGATAGGAAAATGCCTTTTGTAAAAATCGTCCCAATATATATTCCCTTTTGGGAAAATTTCTGTTACAATTCTCCTTATTGAAACTTGCCAACTATAATGAGGTGAATAATTTTGATAGAAAAAATAAAACGTGAATGGTTTTTCAATGTCCGAGCCGATATTCTTTCAGGTATCGTCGTTGCATTGGCATTGATCCCAGAAGCAATTGCCTTCTCGATTATTGCAGGTGTTGACCCAATGGTTGGGTTATATGCTTCCTTCTGTATTGCCATAATCATTTCTTTTGCTGGCGGAAGACCTGCGATGATATCTGCGGCAACAGGGGCGATGGCATTGCTGATGGGGCCATTAGTAAGAGATTACGGGCTGGAATATTTGTTTGCAGCAACAATTCTTACAGGAGTTTTCCAGGTGGTTTTTGGCATTTTTAAAATTGCCAAGCTAATGAAGTTCATACCAAGAGCAGTTATGATTGGATTTGTAAATTCCCTTGCCATCTTAATATTTATGGCACAAATGCCCCATTTCCTCGGGATTTCCAATATGACGTATGTTTTCGTAGCAATCACTTTATTGATTGTTTATATTTTGCCTAGATATGTTAAAGTCGTCCCAGCACCTTTAATTGCTATTATATTGTTAACAATTGCATCTATTTTTGGGAATATGCAGCTTGAAACTGTGGGTGATTTAGGCAATATAACAAAAACCTTGCCATCATTTTTGATTCCAGATATTCCTTTCAACTTTGAAACACTTGCCATTATCTTTCCATATAGCATCGCCATGGCAGTTGTAGGGTTATTAGAGTCACTGCTCACAGCGAGTATTCTTGATGATGCAACAGACACAGACAGCAATAAGAACAGAGAAGCTAGAGGACAAGGGATTGCTAACATCATTACCGGCTTCTTCGGTGGTATGGCTGGCTGTGCTATGATTGGCCAATCTGGAATTAATGTAAGATCAGGGGGAAGGGGCAGACTTTCCACCTTTGTCGCAGGAGCTTTTTTAATGTTTTTAATCATTGTGTTAGGAGATCTTGTTGTACAAATACCAATGCCAGTGCTTGTTGGCATTATGATTATGGTTTGTATTGGCACATTTGATTGGTCTTCCTTCAAATACTTAGTAAAAGCTCCGCGAACAGACGCAATTGTCATGCTTGTTACAGTTGTTATTGTAGTTGCTACACATGACTTGTCAAAAGGAGTCATTGCAGGTGTTATTTTGAGTGCTGTCTTTTTTGCAGCGAAGATATCACATGTTAATGTCACGAAGAAATTTACGGAAAATGAGCATAAATTCTTTGTGCAGGGCCAACTGTTTTTTGCATCTGTTGACAGCTTTGTAGCCGCATTTAACAACGCATACCAGAACAAAAATATCGTTATTGATTTTTCTGAATCCCATATTTGGGATGACTCTGCTGTTGGAGCCATTGATAAAGTTGTTCTTAAGCTCCGTGAAAATGACAATACAGTCAATATCATTGGCTTAGATTCTGCCAGCAAAAATCTCGTTGATAAGCTGGCAATCTTCCAAAATCAAAACGCAAAACCATCTGGAAGCTAAAAATAATCAAACAAAAGATTCATGGATACATTACCATGAATCTTTTTTCTCTTTCAAGTGTTTCAGCCGCCAAAATAATTCCCAGGAAATCCTTTCACATCCATCTTGCATTTATAAAGCGCTCCTGCTAACGGGAATTTTTCCAGCTCCTCTGTACTCATACCTGTTCGTGCTGTTGTGATATACAGTTCCTGAGCATTTTCTCCGCCAAATGCACAGGAAGTGACATTTGGTGCTGGCACATTGATTGCCTCTAATTTCTTTCCGCTATTTGGATTCCACCTTGAGACCTGTCCGCCTCCCCAATGGGCAATCCACAGCATTCCTTCTTCATCTATCGTCATTCCATCAGGGAAGCCTTCTTCATCTGAAAAATCAATGATAGCACGCTTATTGTCAATATCACCAGAATCCAAATCAAAATCAAATTGATATACCTTTTGTACAGGTGTATCGATAAGATATAGGTACTTATTGTCTAAGGACCAGGCCAACCCATTAGAAGTGCTTAACTTATCGACCTTCTTCGTAATGGACCCGTCTTTCTCTAAACAATATAATGCTGCTTTCTCCTTCTCATCCTCTGTACTCATTGTTCCTGCCCAGAAACGACCTTGTGTGTCGCATTTTCCGTCATTAAACCTGTTAGCAGGCAAATGCTCCTCTGGATCAAATATAGCCTGCAATTCCCCGCTGTCCAGGTCTAAATAGTGAAAGCCATTTTCTAACGCAACAACTGCTTTATTCCCTTCAGGAGTTGGAATAATGGCACTGACTTTTTGTGAAAGTACTACTTCCTTATTTTCATTTTTGCCCGGATTATGGATACAAACTTTTCTGTTATCAATATCAACCCAATACAGCAGTTCCTTCTTATCATCCCAAAACGGTCCTTCTCCTAATTCTGCATTTGCATCAAACACAAGCTCTAATTTCCGAACCATACAATCTCCTCTTTCTGCAGTTTATTTTCTTTCCATATACCTCAATTCTTGCTCATAAAAACCGCTTCCATTTTTTTCTTTTCCCTTTTCAATCATGATAACCCAGCTAAGCCGCATACCTTAGAAAATAGAATATCGTTACCCGAGGTGATTACTTTGGAAACAGAACTGATTGTTATGGAACAAAAACGGAGAGTAGCTGAACTTGCGAGCCTCCAATTTAAAGACGGCTCCTTTCGCTTTCGTTTTCAAGGCAGTTTAATGACAGATGCCTTCTTTATCATTACATGCAGAGCGCTGGATATGAAAACAGAGGAAGAAAACATTAAGCTACTTGTTGACTCATTAAAAGCCTCACAACAGAAGGAAGGTTATTGGAAAGCATATCAAGATGAACCGAACGGTCATTTATCTGCAACAATCATCGCATATACAGCCCTTTTATATTCTGGTTATGTGAATCGTACTGATGAAAACATGAAAAAAGCAAAGTCCTTTATAGTAAAAAACGGAGGTATTTCTAAAGCACATTTTATGATTAGGTGGATGCTTTCAGTCAATGGGCTTTATCCATGGTCTAAAATGATTTATGTACCCATGACTTTTTTGCTGCTGCCGTCCTTTCAACCAGTAAATTTCTTTCAATTCAGCGCATATGCGCGTATTCATTTCATCCCAATGCTCCTTGCCTCTAATAAAAAATTCACCATCAAAGCCAAAAACAAACCAAACCTAAGTGACCTTCATATTAGAAACGACGAACCCTCCCCTGACATAGAGTATTTAGAAGATGAAAGATCTCCTTTCTCTTTTGTTTGGAAGGAAATGAAAAGGATTGGGAAATGGCCCAGCTACCTTCATCAGCTTGGCTATTACTATGCTGAGAAATATATATTAGACCGGCTCGAGGAGGATGGGACACTATACAGCTATGCAAGTGCAACCTTTTTTATGATTTATGGGCTCCTGTCACTCGGCTATCGTAAAGACTCACCTGTTATTCAAAAGGCTATGTCAGGACTCTCCGCCCTTATTGACAAAACAGGAACACATGCCCATTTAGAGAACTCAACAAGCACAGTATGGGACACAGCATTAATAAGCTATAGCCTTCAAGAGGCAGGCTGTTTGCCGAGCGATGATTTCATCTCCAAATCTGTTGACTATCTGTTAAAAAAGCAGCACACAAAATTAGGAGACTGGCATGTTCATAACAAAGGGACCTCTCCTGGAGGCTGGGGGTTTTCTGACATTAATACAAATAATCCAGATAATGATGACACCTCTGCTGCGTTAAGAGCCTTAACAAGATCAGCTGCCAATAATAAGGTCATTCACGAAGCCTGGCAGCGTGGGACTAACTTTCTTCTGTCCATGCAAAACAAAGATGGCGGTTGGGGAGCATTCGAAAAAAATACAGATTGGGAGCTTCTTCAGCATGTGCCAATTGAAAATGCCAAAGATGCTGCTGTCGATCCATCTACACCAGATTTGACAGGCAGAGTACTCGAATATTTAGGGAATTTTGCCGGTTTAACAGAAAATCACCCTCACTTAAAGGCCTCTGTTCAATGGCTCCTAGACAACCAAGAGAAGAACGGCTCTTGGTACGGGCGCTGGGGTGTTTGCTATATATATGGGACATGGGCAGCAATCACTGGCTTAAGGGCTGCTGGATTTTCCGAAAAACATGCGAGTATCCAAAAAGGTGTCAAGTGGTTGAAAGCCATTCAAAGACAGGACGGAGGCTGGGGTGAATCATGCCGAAGCAGTGAAAAGCGCATGTTTATCGCCCTTCCTTTTAGTACAGATTCGCAGACTGCTTGGGCAATTGATGCCCTGGTTGCCGCAGGTGAATCGAAAAGTGAGGCAGTTACAAGAGGACTAAAATTTCTTTTAACAGCAAACAAGGATACGCTGAGCAGCACCTATCCTACAGGAATTGGGCTGCCTGGACAATTCTATATTCATTACCATAGCTACAGCAAAATCTATCCCTTATTGGCAATTTCCCATTATTTACAGTCACTAAAAAACACTAATTCCGTATAGTATACTACTACAGCTATTATCTCTTGTATAAAGAGATGATAAGTGCTATTATATACAAAACATTCCAGAATTTATAAAAATCGATGAAGAGAACAAGTACGTCTTGGCATGAGTTTACAGCGAGCCGGGTATGGTGGAAGCCGGCAAATGAATCCAGACAGAAACATCATCTCTGAGATGCAAGGCTGAAATATGAGTAAGCCTTGCCGGGACTTCCACCGTTAACAAGGAACACGTATGATGGTACGTTGACTAAGAGCTGACTGCTTTTTGCAGCAGAATTTGGGTGGTAACGCGGGTATACAACACTCGTCCCTTTTTATAGGGACGAGTGTTTTTTATTTACTCAAGCTGTCATGTTCCGGTATTTTCTGGTAAGCATTCACCTTAAAGGAGGTTTTATCATGGAAAAAAGCCAACAGCAAACGCAAGCAGAAAAAGAGAAAAGGATACGCTTATTTTGGGAGCAAGAGCATATTTTTGAAAAATCAGTAACAGCAAGAAAGGATCAAGAATCCTTTGTTTTCTACGAGGGTCCACCTACTGCTAATGGTATGCCCCATGTAGGCCATGCACTTGGCAGAACAATAAAGGATATCATCGCTCGTTTCCAGACAATGGCAGGTAAGCAGGTCGTCCGCAAGGCTGGCTGGGACACACATGGTTTGCCAGTTGAGCTTGGTGTGGAGAAGGCTTTAGGCATCTCTGGTAAGCAAGCAATTGAGGACTATGGAGTAGAGGCATTTATTCAAAAATGCAAGGAGAGCGTCTTTTCCTATGAAAAGCAATGGCGGGATTTCACGAAGGAATTAGGTTATTGGGTGGACATGGAGAATCCTTATATGACAATGAGCAATGAATACATTGAGTCTGTTTGGCATATCCTCGGCACCATTCATGACAAAGGACTGCTATACAAAGGACATAAGGTTTCTCCCTACTGCCCTAGCTGCCAAACATCCTTAAGCTCCCATGAGGTTGCGCAAGGCTATAAAGATGTTAAAGACTTAAGCGCAACTGTAAAATTCAAACTAAAAGACAGAGATAACGAGTTTATCCTCGGCTGGACGACAACTCCTTGGACATTGCCAGCAAATGTTGCACTTGCGGTTAACGCAAAGCTTGAATATGTTCGGATACAGACAGGTACTGAAATCCATATAACAGCTAAAGCTCTTGCCCAAAAGGCTATGTCAGCTGACAGCGTTATTCTCGAAACAATAGAAGGTAGTGCATTACTCGGACTTCGCTATGAAGCACCATTCTCCTTCATCACTGTCGATAAGGGCCATTATGTCGTCAACGGAGACTTTGTTACAGCAGACAGCGGAACAGGCATTGTCCATATCGCACCTGCATACGGGGAAGACGATTATCGTCTTGTCCAAGAAAATGATCTTTCCTTTGTTCAGGTCGTTGATGGGAGCGGTAAATATACAAAAGCAGTCACTCCACTAGCAGGCAGATTTGTTAAAGACTGTGACGTGGATATCATCAAGCTGCTTCATGAAAAAGGCTTATTATTTCATAAAGAAAAATATGAACATTCCTACCCTCATTGCTGGCGGTGTGATTCGCCCCTTCTGTATTATGCACTTGAAAGCTGGTTCATCCAAACAACAGCTGTGAAGGACGCAATGATAGCAAATAACCAGCAGGTAAACTGGTATCCAGACCATATAAAGGATGGTCGCTTCGGGAATTTCCTAGAACAAATGGTAGATTGGAACATCAGCCGCAGCAGGTATTGGGGAACACCTTTGAATGTTTGGGAATGTCCTGCATGCAAGAAACAAACGGCTCCAAAAAGCATCGCTGATTTAGCGAACCTAACAGACAGTAATTTGGATGAGCTTGAGCTTCATAAGCCATATGTTGATAATATAACTTTCCCTTGTCCTTCCTGTAGCACGCTAATGGTGCGCACACCTGAGGTAATCGACGTTTGGTTCGACAGTGGCTCCATGCCTTTTGCACAATATCATGCTCCATTTGAAAACAAGGAACTATGGAAAAGCCAGTATCCAGCAGACGTAGTTGTTGAGGGAATTGACCAAACACGCGGCTGGTTCTATTCCTTATTAGCTGTATCTACACTTTATAATGGAGAACTGCCATATAGAAATGTATTAGCAACAGGCCATGTACTTGATGAAAATGGCCAGAAAATGTCTAAAAGCAAAGGAAATGCACTTGATCCGGTTGAGCTCATCCATGAATACGGAGCTGACTCGCTAAGATGGGCATTGATCGAAGACAGCGCTCCATGGAACCAGAAAAGATTTTCAGTTAAAAATGTCCAAGAAGCAAAGTCTAAATTAGTCGATACATTAACAAGCCTTCATCATTTCTATAAGCTGTACGCTGACATTGATGGATTTAATCCAAAATCATCTATTGAAGCTGGTTCGTTAACATTAATGGACAAATGGGCTAATTCCCGTCTTGCTTCGACTGTATCACAAGTAAACAAGGAAATGGAAAACTTCCAGCTGACAAACGCAGCAAGGCATATCGGCAATCTGCTTGAGGATGTTAGCAACTGGTATATCCGCCGAAACAGAGAGCGGTTCTGGAGTGAAGGAATGACCGCAGACAAAACATGCGCTTACCATACCCTTTATAATCTGCTTGTGCAAATAACAAAGCTGCTTGCACCATTTACACCTTTTACAGCTGAAGATATCCATTATAAGCTGACAGGAAAAAGTGTCCATTTGGAAGATTTCCCAAAAACCGATGAATTGACCATTGATTTAGAGCTTGAGCAAAAAATGAGCGCAGTCAGAGAAATTGTGGAGCTTGGTAGAAGCATTCGTCATCAGACTCAAGTCAAAACAAAACAGCCTTTGGCCATGATGGCAATCGTTTCAAACGAACTAACTTCTGATGTACTGCGAAGCTTTAGTGAAATCATCAAGAGTGAGCTGAATGTGAAACAGATAGATTGGGCCGAATCGAGTAAGGGATATATTCAGCATAGCCTTAAGCTTAACTTTAAAAATGCAGGCAAGCGCCTTGGCAAGCTGGCAAATCCTGTTCATAACGCCCTCTCCACTCTGACACAGAAAGAGATTGAGCAATTTCTTCATAATGGGCAATTAACTTTAAATCTTGATGGGCAGCAAGTAGAGCTTCAAAAGGAAGATGTGC is part of the Niallia taxi genome and harbors:
- a CDS encoding SulP family inorganic anion transporter, which encodes MIEKIKREWFFNVRADILSGIVVALALIPEAIAFSIIAGVDPMVGLYASFCIAIIISFAGGRPAMISAATGAMALLMGPLVRDYGLEYLFAATILTGVFQVVFGIFKIAKLMKFIPRAVMIGFVNSLAILIFMAQMPHFLGISNMTYVFVAITLLIVYILPRYVKVVPAPLIAIILLTIASIFGNMQLETVGDLGNITKTLPSFLIPDIPFNFETLAIIFPYSIAMAVVGLLESLLTASILDDATDTDSNKNREARGQGIANIITGFFGGMAGCAMIGQSGINVRSGGRGRLSTFVAGAFLMFLIIVLGDLVVQIPMPVLVGIMIMVCIGTFDWSSFKYLVKAPRTDAIVMLVTVVIVVATHDLSKGVIAGVILSAVFFAAKISHVNVTKKFTENEHKFFVQGQLFFASVDSFVAAFNNAYQNKNIVIDFSESHIWDDSAVGAIDKVVLKLRENDNTVNIIGLDSASKNLVDKLAIFQNQNAKPSGS
- a CDS encoding terpene cyclase/mutase family protein; the encoded protein is MEQKRRVAELASLQFKDGSFRFRFQGSLMTDAFFIITCRALDMKTEEENIKLLVDSLKASQQKEGYWKAYQDEPNGHLSATIIAYTALLYSGYVNRTDENMKKAKSFIVKNGGISKAHFMIRWMLSVNGLYPWSKMIYVPMTFLLLPSFQPVNFFQFSAYARIHFIPMLLASNKKFTIKAKNKPNLSDLHIRNDEPSPDIEYLEDERSPFSFVWKEMKRIGKWPSYLHQLGYYYAEKYILDRLEEDGTLYSYASATFFMIYGLLSLGYRKDSPVIQKAMSGLSALIDKTGTHAHLENSTSTVWDTALISYSLQEAGCLPSDDFISKSVDYLLKKQHTKLGDWHVHNKGTSPGGWGFSDINTNNPDNDDTSAALRALTRSAANNKVIHEAWQRGTNFLLSMQNKDGGWGAFEKNTDWELLQHVPIENAKDAAVDPSTPDLTGRVLEYLGNFAGLTENHPHLKASVQWLLDNQEKNGSWYGRWGVCYIYGTWAAITGLRAAGFSEKHASIQKGVKWLKAIQRQDGGWGESCRSSEKRMFIALPFSTDSQTAWAIDALVAAGESKSEAVTRGLKFLLTANKDTLSSTYPTGIGLPGQFYIHYHSYSKIYPLLAISHYLQSLKNTNSV
- a CDS encoding SMP-30/gluconolactonase/LRE family protein; this translates as MVRKLELVFDANAELGEGPFWDDKKELLYWVDIDNRKVCIHNPGKNENKEVVLSQKVSAIIPTPEGNKAVVALENGFHYLDLDSGELQAIFDPEEHLPANRFNDGKCDTQGRFWAGTMSTEDEKEKAALYCLEKDGSITKKVDKLSTSNGLAWSLDNKYLYLIDTPVQKVYQFDFDLDSGDIDNKRAIIDFSDEEGFPDGMTIDEEGMLWIAHWGGGQVSRWNPNSGKKLEAINVPAPNVTSCAFGGENAQELYITTARTGMSTEELEKFPLAGALYKCKMDVKGFPGNYFGG